The region GACGGACGGTAGTCCAACTTTAGTGAATCCAAAAGCTTTTGTTTTCAATAGAAAACAGATTGTGTGATGACTCATgctgtttgtttattgttgtttattaAATCTGGCACGTACTGTATGTCACAATGTTTACTGGCTTTTGTGTGGGTAGGAAAAAgccaaagaaagagagaaagtcattgtgtttttgtgtgtgtgtgtgtgtgcgcctaATGGGTAACAGAGCGCTTTCCATAAACACGCTGATCAATGTCGCGCCCAAACGTATTTGCGGCCAACAAAAAGCCCATTCAAGCTGTCGTGGACGCCATTTCTAAGTCTTTTCTTGTTTCTTGCCGCCAGGTGATGGACGACGTCGGCAACCAGACGTCCTGCAGGTTGGCGGGACTCCGAGGCGGGACCGTTTATTTCGTGCAGGTGAGTCGCCGCCGCGTCCCGTAATCCCGCCCACGTTGAGCACTGAGCCCCGTGTTCCGCCTCCAGGTGCGATGTAACCCGGTGGGCATCTACGGTTCCCGCAAAGCCGGAATCTGGAGCGAGTGGAGTCATCCCACGGCGGCGTCCACGCCGCACGCCGGTGAGCGGACAAACGCTGGGCCTTGGGCGTTTGGATTCCTAACGTGGACGTCTTAATTTTTGGGGGCTTTCAGAGCGGGGGGCGTCGGGCTCGTGCGACTCCAAGGGCTCCAGCGGGGACTCCAATTCCACGCTCCGGCGCGAGCTGAAGCAGTTCTTCGGCTGGGCGCGCAAACACGCCTACGGCTGCAGCAGCATGTCCATCAACCACTACGACCAATGGCGGATGCTCATGCAGAAGTCGCACAAAGCACGCAACCAGGTAGGTAAGCATCTGCTTAATCCCTCCTTCGTTTTCCGCAAAGGGCGGGGCACCATCACCCCTCCTTTTCTCTCCTCCCGTTAGGTTCTCCAAAGGGATAAATCGTAGCACGCCCCCCTGGTGGACAAACAACGCGGTGCAATCAGAAGATGGTGGACCTAAAATTCAGAGAcggcttttttttgcatttccgtCCGTCACGTGCTCTTGTTTTTCGTCCCGGACGAAGGATCTTTTGGACTTGACGATTTAATGGCCTCCCAAAACTTGCCAAGTAGAGAGGCACGTTTGTCAAAAATCatctatttatgtatacatatattcataggTAAGAAAGAAATGTTATGTTGGCCGGGATTTTGAAACGGTTGTCCCAAAGTGCAACGTTTGTGTTTACATGGCCTTTAGTACGTAGGTGGCTCTCAACGATGgccatttttcccattttacgGACACACCTCCAACACGTCTTAAATCTTCAATATGTACTCTGTAATGTGTTTTATTATCCCCCACCGTCCATCGTGCAGTATTTCTGAGAATTGTACTCAAAAAGTGCCAAAgtatttgttatgttttttccaGATGTCGCTGATTTTCCGTTATTTTTGTACTGAATTGTAGTCACATATTTAAGAGTGTACAGCCATGTGTTATATTTCTTAAGTTATGGTTTAAATAAATGCTAATAACTGACTGAATTTGGCAGTAGTTCACTCTTTGTGTTCTCAAAgtcaagattttaaaaaattacaattcatACATGCATTTTCAGGGAATATATTATAAGGGATTAcgttgaaaaatatataaatagtaaaaaaaataaaaataaaagtgagaaaccagaagaaaaaaaatcccaatggaCAATATGTCAAGGGCTGCTGTGGGTACACATTTTTGTTCCGCAGACAAAAGTTGAAGCATCGGGGGATGTGCTGAAATGAGCagcagctgacgccaatccactgattgcactggtGCGCCgctagtattgaggaaagctttcctctttacgGATTGGCGTGTGGCCTTACTGTCCAATAGTTTCCCCAGGCCCGCTTTTGCGTCCAGGCCTGCAACACAACACTCAATAGATTGTAAATATTTGATGGCGGCGGAAGTGAGACGCCGTTAGTTACGGAACGCCACGCCAATGCAACTCGGAACCGAATCGTCGTCTTTTGACCATTGGACGCGTCCTTTCTCACACTTTCTTTGAAAAGTGGGTGTGGTCGAGGCTACCACCTCCACACCGTCACcttagaagttaaaaaaaaaaaagactagtcGGGGGATGGAAGAAGCCAAGAAACGCCCGCCCATCTCTGCAAGACACAGAGGTCAGTAGGTTTAGCAAAAATGTGATTGGATGAAATGGGTGATTGgtgatagtgatttttttttaattttttttttttttttgtgtgatcaGGCCCGGGCCCAGGCTGCTACGCCCTTCCTCCGACGCTAGGCTACGTTAACCACGACGTGACCAAGGCCACGGGCCCCGCCTACACCTTCCGCACCCGAATGAGCAGCGCCAGTAAGTACGCTCTCCAAAATGTCATAGCTTCTAACCCTCCCTcaacattttacatgtaaactCAAATGCTAAGCTTTAGTAGTGGCAGTGCTTGGACATTTTCAACGTTATTCATTGAGGTGAAGGTCAAGACTGCCAGGCCCACACACAAACCACATTGTATTTCCCGGGCTTGCGTGTTTCGGAACCCTTCCTCATCGCTACGGTTGGCCTTTGACGCCCTTTTCAATTCCCGACGGTGACTGGCAGTGGTGGGCGTGGACTCCAGCCCGGGACCCCGATACCACGTGGGCGCCCAGGTGACGCGCTTCGGGCGAATGGAAACGCCCGCTTTTTCCATGCTGGGCCGAGGGAGGCGCATCGTCAGCAAAGGTGAGATGAAAAAGGCATTCAGATGGCCATTTTGACGCCGTTTATCCATCCTCGGACGGCAGTGGACAAGTTCCTGACCCCCGGGCCGGGGGCCTACAGTCCGGAGAAGGCCCCGCCCCTCAGCGCTCAtcgccgcccgcccgcctacACCATGGGGGCCGCCGCACGCTATCGCCCGGACGCGGTGCCGGCGCCTAACAGGTTTCTCTCTCCCCGTGTATTGGgttgttccttttttaaaaattttaccGCCCGAGACGGACCTTTTTTGGTGTCCTTTTTGATCGGGCAGCTACGCGCTTCCCGAGCTGACGGGCAGACGGGTCCCCAACAAGCGGTCCGGGCTCAGCTACAGCATGTCGGCCCGTCGGGAGCCGGGGGGGCCCTCGGAGGACCTGGCCCGGAGCCCCGGCCCGGGCAGGTACGACAGCACGGCCCCGGACGTCTACCTGCGGCGCCAGCCCTCCTTCTCCATGCAGAGTCGGACCAGGAGGCCCGTCTGCCCCTCGGGGACCCCGGGGCCGGGGGCCTACCGGCCGGAGGGCTCGGCGGCCCACCTCCGCCGGGCCCCCTCCTTCAGCATGGGGGTGCGCCACTCGGAGTTTGTCACGCCGCTCGTCTTGGACTTGGTGCACTGATGGATTGGCGCTGGATGCGTGGAGAAAACCATTGAGGCCTTAAAGGCctcatttccccaaaaaactttGCTCTCTTTCACCCTATTTCACCagtgaaatgaactaaaaagaaTAGCCAGTGAATACAAATGATCGTAAGAGTAGTTAGGCCTTAAGGTCTTTATCCTCCGCAGAGAATGTGGTGGTtctccattttgaaaaaggATTTACAATGACATTTCATCGGGAATCAAATACATTGTGTAGGTAGGAGTGCAAAAACgctttaataaatatatatcaaaagATAGTTTCTTTTAGTTcatctaaaaaacaacaaaaaaatggaaccgAAATATTAGCTGGAACATGAGTGGAGTACAAAGCTAGCAGCAGCTGAGTAGCTAGCTTTATCTGGTCATCAGGAGTAACGTGATAGCATGCGGCTATTTACACCAGCTGGAGGCTATCAGTAGTTGACTGCGAGACGCCTCACAAGGTTTTACTGGCGGGCAAAATGGCGCTGACGGGCCGGCTCCAGCGACTGCACTGTCCCAGGCCCAGCAGGTCCTGAGCGCACACCTCGAAGGTGTACTCCCTCCCTGGTCTCAGACCCCTCAGCTCCACGCTGGATCTCTCCAAGGGACCCATCTGTGGGAAACACCAGACCAAGGACAGGGTTTTGCTCAATGGGGGAATCACCAAAATCCGTCCTAGAGGGCTTTAGgtgccccaaaaatgtgtgGCTACGTACGCTAACAGACTTGGCTTGACCCCTGTGCTCCCACTGGTACTTGATCTGGTATTTGAGCGGCGCCATGTCCAGGTTAGACCACGTCGGGGGCGGCGACCACTCCATGGACACCCTCTTGTCGTGGTGGGGGGACACCTTGACGTCCACGGGGGGGTCGGGTTTCACTGCGGACGGCGGGAACACGTCACGGTTGAGCGTTGTCGTCTTGACTTACGGGTTGAAATCGTTTATTTTAGGTGAATACGTCGATAAGTCACTGACCGATATCTTCCAGCATGAAGCTGCTGAGGTGAGAGCTACTTTTTCCCGTAGACCAC is a window of Stigmatopora nigra isolate UIUO_SnigA chromosome 13, RoL_Snig_1.1, whole genome shotgun sequence DNA encoding:
- the ebi3 gene encoding interleukin-27 subunit beta, whose amino-acid sequence is MTAAARYWILLVLVVAGVDGATFAAAPDIHCWCASYPNVTFCSWAEPSNVSPLSYTASYSERRQPSISKPCHLTPPSSSSSERLWHCHLPNLKLLTDYILNVSTLWSTGKSSSHLSSFMLEDIVKPDPPVDVKVSPHHDKRVSMEWSPPPTWSNLDMAPLKYQIKYQWEHRGQAKSVSMGPLERSSVELRGLRPGREYTFEVCAQDLLGLGQCSRWSRPVSAILPASKTL
- the odf3l2a gene encoding outer dense fiber protein 3-like protein 2a; amino-acid sequence: MEEAKKRPPISARHRGPGPGCYALPPTLGYVNHDVTKATGPAYTFRTRMSSAMVGVDSSPGPRYHVGAQVTRFGRMETPAFSMLGRGRRIVSKVDKFLTPGPGAYSPEKAPPLSAHRRPPAYTMGAAARYRPDAVPAPNSYALPELTGRRVPNKRSGLSYSMSARREPGGPSEDLARSPGPGRYDSTAPDVYLRRQPSFSMQSRTRRPVCPSGTPGPGAYRPEGSAAHLRRAPSFSMGVRHSEFVTPLVLDLVH